In Numenius arquata chromosome 1, bNumArq3.hap1.1, whole genome shotgun sequence, the DNA window AATGCAGTATTCAGTCTCTCATAGCAAACACTTCAGGACAAAGACTTTGGTGATCTCCGTGCATTTGCAGGCAATAGAACAACTAATAGCAAGTCATTGAGAGTTATctagagtatttaaaataaagaagactttcaaaacacaaaatctaAGCTGATACTGAGAGAGGGCCACCCACcgcaattttaaaaagaagttactCAGGCGTTTCCTCTAAAAGAGGATAATGTGATACTGGGGATGAAGCATTTAAAGTTGCAGCGAAGACAGTATTAGCAGTGCACACGACTTTGACCCAGTAAATTTCCTGAATCATTGATCTGATGTGCAAACAAGGACATCAAGAGGCAAGTATCTCTGCTGGAGGCGAGGCATGGTAATGCAAGCCTCAGTCATTTCCAATGTAAAATCAAATAGGTTAACTTAAGTCACACATATCTTAAGCTCATCTGTTTGACTTTGAACTGGAACGGACAAGCAGATAACATTTCTCATTTCCCACCCCTGCTTTAGGCCAAGAATATTCACCTACCTCTGCTCTTATGAAACAGAGCTGTTCTGAATCACTCCACAGTTAAAATTATGTATTACTGCAGATAAAACTAGAAATGTAGGGTTTTTTAAGTTAtggaaattacttattttctgaGAAACTATCTTTGAGATGCATGGCTGATCCTTGAGGTGATTTCAGTACGTGAATCGGTTTGGATATTGCAGCTTCAGGAGCTCTCCCTCCAGCTGCAACCCTCAATAGGAAGCCAACCCGCATACAGTATACAAATTACAAGCACAAGGATGCCATCAGTGCCTGAGGCACAGAATACGGCTAAGCCGCAGAGAAGAAACAAGGCAAATCAAAAAGCATGAAAcgtattttgaaatgtaaaaaccAGGAGATTAAAATTCATTCTCCCAAAATTTCTTATGCATCTTTCCTCTGTCTTACCAATCAATCTCTGCATCATATTGTTCCCAaggttaatttttaataaaatgcaggaTTGATcctaaaatgcattaaaattcttTATAAAGGAGACATACTTTGCAGCACTGCAAAATTTGTCTGGTAGAagctctttatttttaacttacatTTCAGCCTTTTGAGCATTAATTGGATTACTGGGACTAAAATATAATCATTTTAGGCATTTACAGTGCCAGCATTTTAAAAACACGGTAGATCTACATTTCTTTCACTCTCAGGTGGCACTGACTGTTGGACAACAATCTATGACTCCCGGTTACCTTGTAAAACTTGCTCATATAAACTTAGTCACTTCCTCCTATATCATTATTTAGACCACCTGTCACATCTGCTCATTAGTCAGGAATATAATCTCAGGGAAAATACTTCCTTTTCATTTAATATTGTAGAGAGCTATTAAAAATGGGGATCGACGTTTCAGAGGCCTCTGGGCAGCACTAGAATAGAAACGACAATGACAAATGGTGAAAACTCGTAAAAACTGGCTGTATTGTGGGAATGGATGAAAGGCTGGatgttttaactgaaaacaaatttgtGATGTAATTGAAAAAGACTTTCGTCTGaacatccccccaccccaggcccaGAAACACGACTCCTACCAGCGGCAGAGTCCTTTGGAGCTCGGGCAGTATGCGCTGCTTGCCAGGAGGTACTtgttttcccagctgctgggacATGATGGAGAAGTAATCCATTTTCTGTGTTAGCAGGTCTTCTCTCAGCGCAGGTTACTGAATGATTTTGACAGGCGCTTGTCTGAGCACTGTTTACGGAACACCTACGTTTTGCCCAAATTTCGTATCTGGCCGTGCTGCAGCCAGGTGTAGATATCGCAGTGGCCAGGCCCAAACGACAAGTCATGCTCTCACTGTTTTCTGTACCCTTTCTATTTAAAACCTGACCTGCTAACAAAACATGCCTTTCGTTTAAATCATTCCTCCTTGCAGTGGTAGCTTGAAGCCTTGAGGGCAGCAGTGGCTGACACCCAGGGCTGGCTGTGTTTTCGCCACTTGGGTTTCCCGGCAGAGGTGCGGATGGTGGGTGAGGTGCGAGCAATTTCCCTGGAACTTTTAGAGTTTTGTTGGCTTCAGCGACTGATTGTGGTCGGATTATAGTGCCTGTTCTCTTCTTGGACATGAAACTTGGCTGGGCTCTAACAGATCCTGGTCTTCTAGttatttttgccttatttttgaGTTGATTAACATCAATTTTAGAATTATTCCTACATACTGAGGGTTTACTTTCTTCATCTTGTGATACCATCCAAGCTTTTTTAGTAGAAAAGGAACCAGTAGACATAAATATATTCGGAGGCATGCATTCTTTACTTGATTCTTCAGTATTAACATTTGGTTTTGATATATGAGAGTTTTCCTGATGATTTTTCATGAACATGGGGTTTGAAGGTTGAGCAACAATACTTAAATTAGTCTTAGGAGCATTATTTGTAGTTTGAACATATTGCAGCTGTGCAGAAGATATTTCACTGGTGTTCTTTTCatagcatttttcattattttctactATTATCTGGTTAATTTGATCATGCCATCTTAGCtttctactgtatttttcatttacttcacttttcttttttatttttgccagttcCAAACTGTCTCTGATAGAAGACACAGGCTGAGTTCCAAAACTGATCCCGTGGTTCATAACCATAGCTTTGAAATGACCGGGTTCATATTTAGGTTCCTTCTTTAAGATACTCGTGaataattttgctctttttctttcaagaatattGTTTTTCAGGGTTTTGTGCTGTGCAGGAGTGCCAGAATTTAACTCCATATCAGACACCAGTGACATAGTTTCTatcatatttcctttttcttcctctctgttatGCTGTTGCTTAAACTCACACACAACTGAGGCATTTGGTATGTCCTGAAATAAAGATGACCCTGGATTAGTGACAtcaatacatttaatattttcttcttttgttccaGTCATTTTGAAAAACTCTGTACTGATGTTTTTGTCCTTTGGTAATGTATCAGCTGTGCTGGGAATGTCAGTGGAACATCCCTGATTAGGAAATAAGATTATAGATGTTGCAATAGGTTGACTGGAGGTTTTCACAGATATAGTTCTTTTTTGTGGGGTCATTTTAAAACTCTGATCTTGCGTCAGTTCCTGAACTCTTTCACCTGGAACAGACTCAGGGCTGGCCCAGGCTTTGCTAGGATTGAAAACAGGATGACCAGTGGCTAATGTGCTCGCCATTCCAGAAGACGGcttgcttctctcttcttttatattttgcaGAAAACTAAATGCATTATTTACAGAGCGTTCTTGCTTACCAGAGGTAGAGAAACCTGTAGGTTTTTTTCCAGGTCTGTGAGAAGCTGATGATTCCTCTTCTGAACTGTTAACTTGTTCAGCAGGAGTTAGAACATTATGTTTAGCTAAAAGATCATGAATAGGTAAGTTGTGGCTGTTTTGTGAATCTACATTTCTCAGACAATTATTGAGATGCACAGTTTGAGCTGTAGAAAGCAAACCATTATCCCTACTCTGTGATTTTTCTGGATTGTACAGGACACAGTCACAGTGTGTAGTCAAAGATGATTCACTCGGTGTTGTGTAATTTCCATTTTGTTCTCCAGCCTCAAGACTGTCAGGGCTTGACAAGCTTTCTGAATCATCTCTTTTCTTGACTTCTCGATGAAAATTCTGAAATACGGGCATAAAACCAGACCGTTACAtttatcagaaatgttttcttgctGATACTAATTTTTCATTAATGAGAGCGTAGGCTAAAAGACAATCAATATTGACCCTGGTGTTTCTACGACTTGGGGTCTTAGCATCATGAGTGTTTCCATCAAGTCAAAATTTACCTGTGTTCAATTGCAAAAGAAAGTGATGTTTGGGCATGAAATTCAGAGGAAAGAGCTGCAACAAACTGAATCTTCAGTTTTATATGAATTCTACAATATCAAAAAAGGAACAAGGTCTGTCTAAACAACACTACTGTTTCCAGGTTGCCCTATGGCACAGGATGTTTTTTGTACTTCAACATGTAATGGAGTTTACAAAATGAAAGACAATCcataaaaatgcagatttgatAGTGGATCTGCCCCAAATTGGAATTTTTCCATACTACTAGACtgaatatggtttttttttcatacaaagtGTCACAGGTGATGAGGATTTAAACCTTGTCAtggcaaacacagaaaacatctctCCGCAACCATAATCACAGTGATTAACACCTCCCCCCAGTGTAACCTCTTATTCTCATCTTTCAGAAAGTATCATTTGATCTATGAGGACAGATCAGGTCTCTTAGACCTGATATATGGGAGTCCCATCCATTCCTCCAACTTCTTTGTCGAACTTTAATGTAGTGATGAATAAGAGTGACTGGCACCACCCGAATCGCCATTGGGATTTTATGTATGTACTACATAGGTATTTTCTTCACTATTACTCCTCCATCCAAACATTAAGATACCCCACAtggttaaaaatacatacatttttaagtacaagatttcaaaatacacataaacataaaggaaaacaagcatATCAACTATTTTCAGAATCTCGTACTCTCTGCTGTTAAGTTCACTTCCACACAACTGAGCAGCTAAGTGACTTTAAACCATGTGTTGGAAAAAAATTGGGTGAAAACCAAAGAGAAGCTGCATCAGATATGCAATCTTAttcaataaacattttttttttcattagtgaccttaaatggaaaatgtttcaAGTAGCAAAATCTGTTAACCTAGGTGATTATATATCCCCTGGCGATTACAATAGaattaacattttgaaaacttgacaaagaaagcataaaattaattagtgaataagaatatatttttgtagtagaccttttttttttattctactaaAATTGTTATACCATAATATTGCATAGTATATGgctgtacaaatattttaaattgcagAATAAAAAGCTTTGTGAGTCCTGAAAGAGTTTTTAATGATTGAATTAAATCTTATCTTGCACTTAATGTTCAGAGGTTGGTGCAGTCTTCCATTATAGTTATGATCTGAGATAAAGAAACTAAATAGAAGAACAACGAAccaaatgcagggaaaaaaacttttagagaacattttcaaatgaaagctaTACAAACCAGTGTCTTTCtaatagaaaagaataaataatgcTTTGGTAGTTATTTATTAACCTTTATGCTTAGCTAAATTATATTGTTAACCTCTGCTTGAACTTcaccaaacaagaaaaaggcaTATGCTCAGAGTTTTCTGTACCAGGCCAAATTTAAGAACTAGCTTTCAAATTTtgagatgggaaaaaaacagtaaaaagaaattatAGGTGTCAGGCTTACTTCTTGTGTAATTTGGAAACTGAACCTGTATAGCTGAACATGTGTTTCTAAGtgatttaaacaggaaaaaatttgtAAGGATTGATTTTAAAAAACCTGTTCTGATAGCAGATTAGTTTAAACCGGTAAATCTGGAACATGCAGTAAAAGTTGCAACTTCCAAAAATTAAGATCAAAAAATTCTACCCAGTTGTGCTCCAGCAGTTGAAAATAGACTTGATCCagcattatatataatttttgtcTCCATGTTAAACAAAACCTCATGGGAATAAAAAATCTCAGTTGAGGCAACCTCCAGAAATAAGTTAGGAACTAAGGAATAAAGAAGGATTGCTCATTTAAGCACATACTCACTTTTACTTAGTTCATGCAAATTTAgttcatttacatttattttgttgcATCATACAATTTCATCATTTCACACATTAAAGGTTCTTATCATTCtcactaaaatatttacatatttgatTTCCCTTTCTAGCCTACTCCGTAATGAAGATGAATATcacattttcttgtaaaaatgcATAACCAGaacttcttctccagacctcaAAACGcattcaacaattttttttactgGTCAACAACTACAGGGAAATAAACCTGGAATTCCCAATGATTTAAATTGATTTAATCTCTGAAAGTATTATAGgatgagaaggaaacaaaaatgttcataGAGTGTACtatcattttattttctggatttgCATGTTGTTTCTGTTATAGAAGTACAATTTATTGTATTGCCTGTTGCCTGCATTATCTTATGTCCTAATGCCTGAAACCTAAACCCAGCCTGCCCACATACTTGGTATTCTAGAGAAGGGGACACTTATGAGGAGTTAAAGAGGTCACTTGTATGCCTTAAGACTTAGAACAGCTGTGTCAagcaatttcatttcagtaaagcgctaaagcaaagagaaaacatgaGCCTAAGAAATCTTTCAAGAGGCCAATGAAAGAACAACATGGCAACAAGTAAAATTTTAAGAGAACCTGACAAGTGAATTTTCTGCCAAAGGACTCTGTCAGAACGCTATTACACTAAAGAGATGCTATATGTATGTCTGACATTTTCTGCAGAAGAAGTGCTGACTGTTCACAATTCCAGGAGGTGAATGGGAACACTCTTCTGAAGATAAATGCTGGAAAAATACTACCTACTCCGAAAGCCCAGGCCCCTCACCTCTCACACTACATACTATTTTTGATAATTTCCACGGGTTTATGCGCAGGAGTCCTTTGTGTGTTAGATATAATGTTATACTTCACATTCATTGTGAAGTAAAAGACATCAATTTCATACAGACGCAAAGCTACGTCTCAAAGCCAGTGAGGTATCTAAACACCTTTACTAGTTTTGAGTTTACCGACTATGGAATGGGAAAGTCCATTAGAAAATTAATGATCCCTTTTCTATgcaaatttggaaaacaaaatgtacATGGCTCTGCACAATACTGATTTCACAGAAGATTTGGGCAGACCCAAGAAAGCAAATGCCACTGAGAAAGGATTTTGGTGCTTATGTTACACAAGAGATCCATTATACTGTGCCAAGTACTGACTTCCAGTTTTCTCACTGTTACTTTCTATTAATTAATTTAGCATCTCAGTACTCAGAGTGCTGCTTCTCAGGATCCCTGTTCCAGGTGCCTAACTCTCACAGACTAGCCCAGTCATTCAGCTCCACAAGTGGAATTCATAATGctagtttttaaatattattaaaattattaaattattaaatgttgAAGCACTGAGCATAATAATGCAttagtccctttttttttgtttctaacccattaataaatttattttgagCAGGTACCATCTACTCTGCAAATTTAAGAGATGGGGTCATGTAAAAATAGTATGGACTGCATAGTTGAAAACCATCATAAGGCGAATAGACATGGAGGAAAATTGGGCATGCATATGCAATATTAATTCTAGAAGTTTTAATGTTATATATAAAATGCCACAATTAAATGAGCAAATTCATGGTTACAATCTATGTTATATTCAATATCACTTTGGTTATCCCAAAAAAGGAGAATGGATCAGCTAAAACTTATCCATTTTCACTTCTTTGGAATTTGCAGGTTGTAGgagaaattatgttttaaaaaatattttgtagatGAAGCTATTTCTAGACAATACATTAGAGgcagaaatgaaagggaaacaattctcagaggtttttttccattttaaagcaaagaaataatccCCTCTCTCACTGATTGTTAAGGTCTTAATGAGGAGAATCAAAGTCCTGAAATTatccttttcagaaaagtttcCAACGAAGTCTGATTTATGGGGAAAGAAGAGCAGAATATCTGATGGAGGAAAGTATTTCTTCATCTTCTAGAAAACTTAGAATCTGTCTTTCTAGTTTATTCTTATTCacaaatacacaaatacacaTTAGGCTTGACAGATTTGCATGAACTGGAGCTgtagcatcagaaaaaaaattaatactattAATACCAGTACATACCTCCTAAAAGACCCACAAACACacagtataatttttaaaataatccctAGTTCAGCTGAGACTATCCTACCAGATCTCTCTGACTTGCTAAAAACTTTGTACACATTTTTGCAGTCTATAAAAACCAATACTTTTTCTTTTAGCAATGTAAATACATTGCAGAGTTGGAACAGTTTTAAACGTTTCCACTCTATCTGGTGCACTGCACAGCAGCAACCAGAGCACAAAGTGGATTTATATTAGGAAATGCTAAAGGTCAGATACAGAAAtacttttagaatcatagaatatcctgagttggaagagacccgtAAGGATCAAGGCCAAAgcctgactccacacagggcaacctaaaagttaaaccaTATATCTAAGAGTATTTTCTAATATTATACATTTATATCTCTCTAGAAATACGTTTATCTAATAAAACAGTTTTATGTAATTGCCAACATTCACTGTATGTTTCATTAATATAATCACttgtcttgaaaaaaatattcagtgactgTTACATGCTACCTGTTTTACAAATTCCattctttcagttatttttcaagACATACATTCCTCTTAAGAACCTTACAGATATGATTTATAAGTACATGTACAAGATTTCAGCATCTACCTTCCCCTAAACAGCCTACTGAATTTAAAGGctgatatttatttctttttcttgccactGTTTGAAACAGCGTAATTCTTTCAGTTGTTTGTTACAAGATTGTCCAGTCTCCTGGGTCCCAGTTATTCTCTGCTTATTCCTGTCCTCTGAATTCGGGGTGTTTGGTTTAATGCTTTATTGCCCAGTTGGTGAGCCATACTTCCTTATGGAGCTAGGCCAGTGTCAGGCATAAACTGCACAGCAAAGCTCAAGCTACTAAGTATCATAGAAGTGCTGCTGTGGGTTTATAataactaatattaaaaaaaaaaagaaatttattaagTTTCTGTGTACCCAGGCCACCATGAACCTCCTAGGATAGAAGCAGAACACTGGAAGAAAAAAGTAGTTAATTTCTGTATTGCTTTCCACTTCACAAAAGgtttatctcaaaaaaacccaacaaaccaacaaaaaaccaaaacacagctctgCTCTTCAATGGGGCAGAATTAGTCTGGACAGTGATACTTTAATCTTGATGAGAAAGCAATAGATTTCCCAACATCCCCTTGAAATATTAGTATATACTATCTCTGATAAAACCaagttatatatatacatatatatatatacaatatagcATCCTGGCAGACCAGGATGCACAGGCTTTTGTATCTTCCACTCCCCTCCTTTAAGCAAACATTTTATTATTACCATAACTGCAGTAAACTAAAGATCAGATActgccatttttttctctgttcctctcctttagctatatttatgaatattttactttgttgcagtaaaaaaaatcacttcaaaaaTATCTATGAAGTATGGTAGAAATAATGTAGCGCacagttatataaaaatatttcatagatacatatatgtatatgaatgTAAAGCCAAAAATGGAGTCATACTGATATGTATAGCTATTCTTACAAAAAAACATGTATTCTTGTAAAGGAGGAACAGGTATATATTAGATGGCAGTTCTCAATTTCCCTGTTTCTGTGGTTTGTGAGCTATGCTGTATGTATAAGAATCCTAACATCCACAAGCATAGTCTTATTCATGTATTAATCTAATCTACTTGTGAAACAAACTCTTTTGTACTGAAAATGCTGTTCCAGCTTCAGTCCCACATAATGACCTGTTCAAGCAGGGCTATGAATTGAGGCAAGACACTCTTCAAATGACTGAACGTCCAAATTACCAGATATGAAGACTGTAATGTCATTTTATACAGTACAGGCTTGGAATAAAGCACTCTTTAACCCCCCCTACTTGTGAGGAATACACAATCAAAACAAGTTCTAGTATTTGGGCCAAATAATTTAGTCTGGAGATACATTTCAATTTGCATTCATAGCAAACGTGAATTTTGGATTAGTGAAATAACGTGGAAGATAGCGGTATGGTGCAATATTGATGTAAAGCCATTAAAAACTGAATTTGTCTGGTCCTGCCAAAAGGAAAACGAGTAAGGGAATCACTTGAGTTTGTCATATAATTTAAAtgattgtcgtggtttgggctgggctggccactaaacagTGATCGACATAAAATGTATTAACATTCACAGTTACAAGTGAAAAATGGCCAGTGTTTTGAGATTTAAGGTGACCACAGAAACGTATTTCAAGTCTTTGAATGGTCTCTTCAAAACCAAGTCTGATTCCAGTTCCAATGCCATTTTATCCTAACCGTCCCCTTGAGAGTCTGTTTTCCCACTAACTTGCCCTGAGCATTTTACAAGTTCTTGACACCGGGGAGAGACCCTGTACACAGGCACTCCCTTTTTCCATGCTGGTCCCGCCCATGCCTCTGAAGAGTCAGACCCATACAATATACCTTGCAGAAGGAACCCTTCTTTAAGTCATTCCAGTCATACTGCAAATGCACTTGAAGATGAATTCAGTTTTTCCATCAGTTGCCTGAAACATCTCCATTTTGCAGACACAGCCCAACCCCAAAAGCACAGTGACATGAAGAGCTAACAGTCACACAGGTCAACTCACTCACGAGAGTACGGCAATGTCCTTACCTACGTGTTTGCAGCATCTGCTGCCTTCATTCGGTGGAACATCATTTAGAAAATATTCTTCATTATTTCTGAGAGACTTACTTAATTCTATATGTAACATTCATAAACACACAGTATAATAGGATACAAAATTTTATTGTATTAGAGATAATATAAGAAAAACCCTCTGACCTCATAGTTTGGGTTGCAATTTCTGAGAAGCGATACCTGTGTTCCACTCCCTGTTTCAATAAACATTGAAGTGCTTTATGCCAAGGGGAACAGTATCCAT includes these proteins:
- the CEP126 gene encoding centrosomal protein of 126 kDa — encoded protein: MEPSGKFGGATRGQNLPGRLPDCAGGRRSPALDRALTFHFDWDLEEERRALKEDQKICRSRAQKYLIETNRRRRAFKERWKQEEEKEQRFREQVLQQRKIKLQEATDKFQRAHLPFSQHKQIVQTKAAFQLEEALEQIKGSVLTPGLCLPSRSKTNFRSTDDSSSSSTSRNSSSHQKQISAMVGCDKTVQESSRTNMDSNQLLFQKNLKEMQQLLEKQHLSNLENFHREVKKRDDSESLSSPDSLEAGEQNGNYTTPSESSLTTHCDCVLYNPEKSQSRDNGLLSTAQTVHLNNCLRNVDSQNSHNLPIHDLLAKHNVLTPAEQVNSSEEESSASHRPGKKPTGFSTSGKQERSVNNAFSFLQNIKEERSKPSSGMASTLATGHPVFNPSKAWASPESVPGERVQELTQDQSFKMTPQKRTISVKTSSQPIATSIILFPNQGCSTDIPSTADTLPKDKNISTEFFKMTGTKEENIKCIDVTNPGSSLFQDIPNASVVCEFKQQHNREEEKGNMIETMSLVSDMELNSGTPAQHKTLKNNILERKRAKLFTSILKKEPKYEPGHFKAMVMNHGISFGTQPVSSIRDSLELAKIKKKSEVNEKYSRKLRWHDQINQIIVENNEKCYEKNTSEISSAQLQYVQTTNNAPKTNLSIVAQPSNPMFMKNHQENSHISKPNVNTEESSKECMPPNIFMSTGSFSTKKAWMVSQDEESKPSVCRNNSKIDVNQLKNKAKITRRPGSVRAQPSFMSKKRTGTIIRPQSVAEANKTLKVPGKLLAPHPPSAPLPGNPSGENTASPGCQPLLPSRLQATTARRNDLNERHVLLAGQVLNRKGTENSESMTCRLGLATAISTPGCSTARYEIWAKRRCSVNSAQTSACQNHSVTCAERRPANTENGLLLHHVPAAGKTSTSWQAAHTARAPKDSAAGVVSVTGQKQAFDNHENKHRAFSEHRRQSVASNRWKPTHHAQNSLHTVQLSPVQSAFDPVQNMNNTYKSDEVMKASSIFKCCELFSFEVTPVISSVSESTVQFLMAEKLAGTSAAEGDILAAMGSVQPARHPPLLNRAPSLGMTALSVEEQKIFQSLDCLNQRLQDVQEAITRNPSASNVLQIITPLSIQQCISSPLVNASQQYPNASGSNRLQRHR